The Mycobacterium sp. EPa45 genomic interval TGAAGGAAACCCGTTGTCCACCACGTTCGTCGACTACCTGCTGCCCACCGCAACCGAGGTGCCGCCGATCGAGTACGGGCACGTCGAGGTGCCCAGCCCCGGGGTCGGCGGCTACAAGGGATGTGGTGAGGGCGGCGCCATCGGCTCCACCCCTGCGGTCATCAACGCGATCAACGACGCCCTGGCCCCGCTCGGGGTGACGGTCACAAAGCTGCCGGCAACACCCGCGCAGATCGTGGCCCTGATCGAGGCGGCCGCGGCCGGTTAGGTTGCGGCCGCGCCTCTTTCGGCGGCTTGGTGGACGGCATTGACGATGCCCTGATACCCCGTGCAGCGGCAGAAGTTGCCGGACAGACCCTCACGGATCTCTTCGTCGGTCGGATGCGGGTTGTCGCGCAGCAGCGCCGTGATCGACATGACGAAGCCCGGTGTGCAGAAACCACATTGCAGTCCGTGGCAGTCACGCAGCGCCGCCTGCACCGGCGACAGCTCGCCGTCGGCCGATGCCACACCCTCCACGGTCGAGACCTCGGCGTCCTCGGCCTGCACGGCGAACACCAGGCAGGAACGCACTGCCGCCCCGTCGAGCAGTACCGTGCATGCGCCGCACGAGCCGTGCTCGCACCCCAGGTGCGTGCCGGTCAGGCCGCAGCGCTCGCGCAGGAAGTCGGCCAGCGTCAGCCGCGGCTCGACGGTCGCCTCAAAGGGGATTCCGTTGACCGACACCCGGATCGAACGATCATGCATCGAATGCCTCCTTGACCGCAGCCCGCCATGCCTGTGCCGCCATGGCCGCCCCGACCTTTCGTCGATAGTCGGCCGAACCCTGAAGGTCGGCCGGAATGTCGTCGAGCCCCGTCATCGCGAGCTCACCGATTTCTTCCGCGGTGATGTCGCCGACCGGCCGGCCGGCGATCGCCTCCTCGGCCGCCGATGCGCGCCGCGGTGTGGCACTGAGCCCCAGCAACCCGACGGCGCTGCGCCGGACCTTGTCGTCGGCATCGAGTTCGACAGCAGCCACTGCACCGGCGATCGCGAAATCACCGTGGCGGCGCGCGAATTCCTCCACCGCGAAACCGCATCGACCGGACCAGACCGGGAACCGCACGCCGACCAAGATCTCGTCGGGTTCCATCGCGGTCTCCCACACGCCGGCGAAGAACTCGCCGGCCGGGATCTCACGCCGCCCGGACACCGACACCGTCTCGATCGTGGCGTCCAGCGCCAACGCGACAGCACCATATTCGGCCGCGGGATCGGCGTGGGCGATCGAACCACCGATGGTGCCCCGGCTGCGGATCTGGAAGTGCCCGATCAGCGGCGTGGCCTTGGTCAGCAGCGGGACGCTGGTGCGCACCTGCTCATCGGCCCCCACCGCGGCATGGGTGGTGCCACCACCGATCCGCAGCGTGTCGCCGTTGGCCTCGATGCCCTTCATCTCGTCGAGTCGCGAGATGTCGATCAGATGGTCGAAGAACGCCAGGCGCATCGACAGCATCGGGACCAGGCTTTGGCCACCGCCGAGCAGTTTGGCGTCGTCACCCAGTTCGGTGAGCATCTGCGCCGCCGCGGCGACACTGTCAGGCCGGTGGTAGTCGAACGGAGCCGGCTTCATCGGGGGCCGCCGCAACGCGTCATGCTAAGCACGTGCTCAGCATAGCGTGCCTCCGTCGGGGCCTCTCGGAGTTGGGCGACTAGACCCGGCCGCACGCGCACGGGGCCACCGACTGTGAGAATCACCGCTGTCCAGCACCTGCAAGGGTGGCTGCCCGACGGTGGACTTCCGGCCGCCGCAAAGCTTTGATCTGCACGGGAGGTTATTTGTACGGCCCCGGGGTATCCAGCCACTTCACCGGAAGGAGACCTGGTCAGCTGGGTCGTCGCCAGCATAAGCCCGCATACTGTCGATCATGGATCCGTCGCCGCCCCCGCGAGCGGCCGCCACGGGCAACCGCCGCGGCCGCCATCGAGAGCGGTCCGCTACCGGGCGCCGGGTGGTGCGAGCGGTCACCCGAACCGCGATCGGCTTGGTCTCGGTCGTGGTGGTGACGCTGACCGGGCTGGCGTATTCACAGGCGCACGGCTTGCTCAGCGGGATCACGGTATCCCAGGCGCTGGGCTCAGACGAGCCGCGGTCCAGCGGTGGCGCGATGAACATTCTGCTGGTCGGACTGGATTCCCGGAAAGATCAGGACGGCAACGAACTCCCTGACGACCTGCTGGACAAGTTGCACGCGGGAGACTCGGACGCCGGCGGCTACAACACCAACACCCTGATCTTGGTGCACATCAGCGCCGACGACCGCGTGGTCGCGTTCTCGATACCGCGCGACGACTATGTGGCCGTCAATGGGATCAAGGGCTATAGCCATATCAAGATCAAGGAAGCGTACGGGCTGACCAAGGCGCAGACCGAACAGAAGCTGGCCGATGGGGGCATCTCCGATCGCAAGGAACTCGAACGTGCGGGGCGAGAGGCCGGGCGCAAGGCGACCCTTCGCGCCGTGCGAAATCTGACCGGCCAGCCGATCGACTACTTCGCCGAGGTCAATCTGGCGAGCTTCTATCACCTGGCCGAAAGCCTTGGTGGAGTGGACGTCTGCCTCAACCATGCCGTACACGACGACTACTCCGGAGCGGACTTTCCAGCCGGGCGCCAAACCCTGAACGCGGCACAGGCTCTGGCGTTCGTGCGGCAGCGGCACGGGCTGGAGAACGGCGACCTCGATCGCACCCACCGCCAGCAGGCGTTCCTGCTTTCGGTCATGCATCAGTTGCAGCAGTCGGGCTCGTTCACCGACCTGGACAAGTTCAAGCAGCTGATGTCGGTCGCCCGTCAGGACATCGTGCTGTCGGAGGGCTGGGGCGAGGATCAATTCCGCAGGATGGCCGCACTGGCCGGCGGCAGCGTCGAGTTCCGGACGCTGCCGGTGGTGCGCTACGACAACATCAACGGCCAGGACGTCAACATCGTGGACCCGGCCAAGATTCGTGCCGAGATCGCGCACGCCATCGGGGGTGATTCGGCGTCATTGACGACTACCGCTGCGCCACAACCACTTCCGCCACCCAATCCGCACACGAAAGTCAGCATCGTCAACGCCAGCGACACCTCGGGCCTGGCCTCGCAGGCGGCGGCCGTGCTGGGCAAGCACGAGTTCACCGTCAGCGAGGTCCGTGACCGGGAGTCGGGCGAGCCCA includes:
- a CDS encoding (2Fe-2S)-binding protein, translated to MHDRSIRVSVNGIPFEATVEPRLTLADFLRERCGLTGTHLGCEHGSCGACTVLLDGAAVRSCLVFAVQAEDAEVSTVEGVASADGELSPVQAALRDCHGLQCGFCTPGFVMSITALLRDNPHPTDEEIREGLSGNFCRCTGYQGIVNAVHQAAERGAAAT
- a CDS encoding xanthine dehydrogenase family protein subunit M; its protein translation is MKPAPFDYHRPDSVAAAAQMLTELGDDAKLLGGGQSLVPMLSMRLAFFDHLIDISRLDEMKGIEANGDTLRIGGGTTHAAVGADEQVRTSVPLLTKATPLIGHFQIRSRGTIGGSIAHADPAAEYGAVALALDATIETVSVSGRREIPAGEFFAGVWETAMEPDEILVGVRFPVWSGRCGFAVEEFARRHGDFAIAGAVAAVELDADDKVRRSAVGLLGLSATPRRASAAEEAIAGRPVGDITAEEIGELAMTGLDDIPADLQGSADYRRKVGAAMAAQAWRAAVKEAFDA
- a CDS encoding LCP family protein, coding for MDPSPPPRAAATGNRRGRHRERSATGRRVVRAVTRTAIGLVSVVVVTLTGLAYSQAHGLLSGITVSQALGSDEPRSSGGAMNILLVGLDSRKDQDGNELPDDLLDKLHAGDSDAGGYNTNTLILVHISADDRVVAFSIPRDDYVAVNGIKGYSHIKIKEAYGLTKAQTEQKLADGGISDRKELERAGREAGRKATLRAVRNLTGQPIDYFAEVNLASFYHLAESLGGVDVCLNHAVHDDYSGADFPAGRQTLNAAQALAFVRQRHGLENGDLDRTHRQQAFLLSVMHQLQQSGSFTDLDKFKQLMSVARQDIVLSEGWGEDQFRRMAALAGGSVEFRTLPVVRYDNINGQDVNIVDPAKIRAEIAHAIGGDSASLTTTAAPQPLPPPNPHTKVSIVNASDTSGLASQAAAVLGKHEFTVSEVRDRESGEPIDTVITYGDGAQTDAQSVATLLGVENAPQATGTVAADHIRVVLGQGYDLPLEQPQTQDAVATSTTTHKWSELTITPTPDQGAPIDGGKVPCVN